The DNA sequence CATGCCGAATTTGATGAAGACTGCGCCAAGAATAAATACCAGCGACACGTAAAGGACAAGGTCGGACATGATACAACCAATGGTTATAGTATCGACAAATCCAATCTGAATTACGTCTGTCAGGCATCGAGCATATTGAGTGAGATTTGCGCGCTCTACAAGAGCTGTAATGTCTTTGCCGGCATATGTGTCGTTTCGGTTCTTGATAGTATTGAAAAACGCGGGATATGACACCTGAGAGTCGTCTAACCATTGGAGAAGATTCATGTCGATGACAGCGCTTGGAAGGATATCAGTTCTGGGGCGAATGTGATTGCAACTTTTACTTACGATTTATAGACAGCAAGGTTGCGTGACTCGTCCTTGACGCGATCCCATGTATAGTAGATTTCGGCTGTGGGCACGACGGCGCTAAAGTTACTCCTCGCGTAACTAGATACATGGCAATTAAGGCTGTCGGTATACCCAGTCAAATTGGCAGCCGATGTACCGTTCTGATCGTGGAGGTTGCAGGGGAAATACCAGCCCATTTGGTCACCATTGGTCTGAATACCAGTACCACTAGCAGGAGTGATAACACCAAGACAATGCTGGTTGACATtctggaagaggaagctaGCATCCATTCCGCCGGCCATATACTGATCCATGTACAAGGGACTGGTTGAGCCATTGAAGATATCACCGGCAGCAGGGTGCTTCCATGTCGAGAAATCATAATCGTATCCGTTGATAACCAGAGACCCAGTATTGGCGCTTCCGCCCGGAAGTCGAAGTTGAGTATCTCCACAGACAGTCTGAGTGAAACCGAAAGTAATGAAACCGACCGCCGCCATCAAGTAGGTAACTATGCTGACGATAcccatcttttctctccacGCACGTTGCGCATCTGGGGTCTTTTTTCCGAAGACTTTGGCAATCACAAACCCTGGAATACAGATGGTTAAGAGATAACAGTAAACCATCCAGCAGTCTTTAGGTCCCGGGGCAAAATTTCCGAGACAACAAcagtcttcatcttccttttgtcCGCCACCAACGCGATTAGACTGGGTGGCCGAAGGCGCTTGACGAGGCATGGCACGAGATTCCTTGCGTCGTATTGTTGCCCCTCGCTTAAAGATATTAAGTCCGGAGCTGTCATCGACGTCGTCCGTTTCTCGAGCAAGCAGAGATTTGCCTCGGCGGAGGTTGGCGCCCGAACGTTGATTATTATATTGATTATAAGGTTGATTGCCAGTTGCTGGGAAAATCAGCTCACGTCTCTATGCGGATGTTGACTTACAGCTTGGCTGGATATCGACTTGGTCTTCAGCAGCATGTTCACGATAATGCCAGAGACGATGATTTGGGTCAATCCGTTCTCTCTCTGGACGGAccatgctcttctttcgtcTCACGCCGTCGTAGTCTGAAAATCCTTGGGGGTTTGAAGCTCCCACGTCAACATAGGCATTGTCGTCAAAATTGAGCTGATGATTAGTGTAGCCGCCGACCGATTGGACAGTGGTAGTGGTCGTTAAAGAGTTTTTGGAGGGATCGGATTTCGCTGGCGGCCGGGGAGGTATATCATCTCGGCCGGCGcggcgagaaggaggcttTGTGTCTTCAAAAGACACGTTctgttggagatgaggtcGCGACATGGCAAAATTGGATAGTATGTAGATGTCTGACTAACTTAGATACACATGTCCgtggaaaaagagaaggaaaaggcgaTGCGTGAAAGTCGATTAATAACTCGTAACAAGTGTCGTAAAAAGCTGTCCTGAATGTGGTCTGTTGGTCGCGACGAATAAAGGAGGACAAGAGCGTAGGACCCGAAGAGGGATGGAATATAGCAGTGGGAGTACCTTCTATAGGTACTGTTgatgggaaggagagatgggatggaagggaaagaataGAATGCGAGTATTTGCAAGTTGAGAAAAGAATTGCTGATGGGAATTATTGCGAGTTTAAGATTGGCCGACGCCGAGGACACGTGATGGGGCGAAGTGGGTCTCTGGTTGATAGAGGATATGGAGCggggtggagatggaggaagagaggagaggagaggatggaatggaagaatgagTGACGGATGGATGTAAAAGCGAAGGAAAAAGCGGTCTAGAatagaagagaaaggtcTGTCGCGCAGGGGAAAACTAAGGGGCGGTGTTTCACGCgcctgatgatgatgacgggAGAGGGTATGTGGGCTGCAAAAAGAAGCGTCTGCAGTGCGTTGTAGAGGACTATTACAGGCGGGTGGTGCTGGGTGGGTCTGATGCAGAATATGGGCTGGGCACCGTCGAGCATGCAAAGATTGTCACCGTAACAGCACCATAAGACGGTATAGAGCAATCTGCCATGTCCCTACCACACGCCAACTGCTCCCGCTATTAGcgctccctctctcccgcTAAAAAGTTATTTAAGGGAGCAGCAATTTTCGCCCTGACCAAAGGTCCAGCCTCCGCCGGCGGAGTGGCACGTAACCGATTCCGACAAcacaaaacaaaacaaacaGCGACACAGTCCATTCGTTCGCCCACCAGGCAACAAACAACAACCAGTAAATAGTGGATGGTATAGTAACACAGTACACAATGCATCATGATCATGGATATCATGAATAATCAACAAAACCAGTGACAGCAATTAATCGTCCTCCGTCTTTCACTACTACCTCCAAAGCTCAGTATACGGCAAGTCTGACAACGAATATTCGTTCAAATATAGTTCATCAGTAATACGGCGTTCACAGTTTCATCCATATATTTTATCTCGCTATATCGCCGCTCAATCAATAATAGCTTGACTTCCTCCACGGAAAACTGATCTTGCTCAGCAGCTTTGAACCCCTGGCCTCGTGCCTTTTGCGTCTAAGAGACCAGATTGGAAAGTCTTCTGACCCATTCTCTTCGTCAAACACGTCAACGCCAACGTCTTCTATATGGACAATGCGTTGCGAACCCGAATGACCGACGACTGAGTGGTTGTAAGAGCGCTGGCTCGCAGAAACTGCGCTTAAGGGTATCGCGCTGGCCCGTCGATTGTCGAGCGGAGCATCGTGCCTCCTTGGTTCAAGCTGTCGTTCACGCTCATGGAAATTGGCCGAGAAAAAGATGGTTTGAGTGTCATCATGGCTACAAAGTAGTTCCGGAACGGCAGAGAGCCGTCTCCAAGAGTCTATCCGCgtatcttttccttctgtTAAAGACGGCCACTCGGCGAATTTTGGGTTCATTGATCTCGTCCGTCTAGGTGGAATCAACTGGTCTGCCAGATAATCGGCTTCATGCTTGATGGATGAAAACATTGTAGAAAAGGGACGGACTAGTCGGTTGTCGGATCGATTTTCACGGCGGTGGACGGCTTTGAGGGGACTGGATGTGGTAAAGTTGGCGGCCTTTCGAAGCACAGCTTCATTTCCCGCCTTTTCAACCTTGATTCCTTCTAGGATCATTTGCAACTCGTTCCGCAATTCTTTCAGTTCCGAAATATCGTCCGTAGCGCATATCCTGATAAAGTGATGCTGCTGGTATTCTACTGAGGGCACCACGAGATCAGCGACGCAAATCTCATTTTGAGAGCTGTCAAATACTCACAAGTAttgacctttttcttcaacttctcgATATATTGATGCCTACGGTGCCTTTCGCGGACGAGAATCATGCACCTCTCTTGCCATacctccttgtcttcttcaaggcCGACAAGCTGGCAATGTGCACTTGCACCCATCGTGTTCTTCTCGATACTGGGTGTCGATCTATCATCTAGTTGTAGGTTTGGCTGAGACTTGGTCAACCTAGGCTGTGGTGGAATGCTGGTGGACAATCTGTCTCCTTGCTGTTGACATGGACTAAGATGAGCAGATGCCatattgatgatgacgctTCTAGCAAGTCAACGCAAGTTTCGCTTAAGAGGTTCTTAGATTTGTGCGTCTTTGGGAAAGAGTCTGCAAAAGGTGTTAACAAGGTATGGGTAGATGcagacaaggaagaagagaggtgTGAGATTTATAGTACTTGCGTCGACTATTTGACGTAAGAGCTTATGAATATCACGCAAATACCGATGTTTTGCACAATCGTGGCATTCCTTTGACTTATTCATGCCAAGTAATAATGGCGAGTGGCTATTAGTGTCATTTTATAAATCAACAACATGACACCATTTAAAACACACAGATTAATTTTATCAACCTGAAAGTGCTGGCTCACAGCGCGCAGGATGTAATAAAATAGCTCACATCCATTGCAGAGCAAGCAATGTATTTGAATGACGAAAGACGTCCACATACATGCATTAACATGCAGAGTTTTTGAAAACCAAAATCCATATCAATGCAGTGTCCTAATCAATTTCCATTGCCCAAACGAATTGCTTCTCCTATAAAAATCATCAGCAAAGACTATCTCATGCAAAATTATATAGATTAACTCACCGGACGCAATAATTTTGTACTTCTGCCCTCTCCATATAACTTCAGAGCTCGTCATCGCCAACATCCATATAGGCAATGCCAGACACTCTCTTGCTGCCCAAGCCATCAGAAACCTGACCTTGTTTTCTGGAGGTCCTATGCCCTTGATGTTTGTTTCAAGCGCCCGTTTAGTTGATAGATCCACAGAGATCCATGCTGCCATGTGTATTAAGAATATCGGAAGAATATTACCTCCCAATAACCGTGAGATTGCCCAAGCACCATATAGTCCAGAGATGATTGACTCTGTCAGTGGTTCAAGTAAAGTGGCCACCAaggtcatcttctttcggaCTCGAATCCATCGGATGCGGCGATTGATATAATCTCTCACAGAGAGTGCCCCAATAAAGTCCAGGACAACATCCGAGGTCATTGCATGTTTGAGTTTGAACTCGTGCCACAGGGAGAGGCCGATCATGTTATCCTCTGCGAGAAAAGGGCCGAATCCGGCAAGTCCGCTGGGTGGATCGGGAAGAGAGCGCAgcgatggagaaggagtcGTTAAGTGAGAGATGTTATCGCGCGAATACATGCAAGATTTCCCGACGACGCATGAGTCGATGGCTGTCGCGTTCTACAAACAAAAGTCAGACCGAGCTTAGACACGAGGTATCCAGTCACTCACAATAGCAAGATACATCTTTGCATGTGTGGTGTTAAGATAAGCTTGTTCAATCAGACTTCCCCATGTCTTCTGATAGCAAACCGCTATGGGCACTTGATGCACTAGGCCCACTTCCCCAGCTATCGGCGGCTTCCTTACATCGTCGGAAATTGACAGAAGGGGAGATGACTCTGGGTCGCAAGGTGATGCAGTACTGCTTTTATTGGAGAAAAAGGCTTCAACAGAGCGACCAAGGGTACCGGGAAGGACAGAACATGTCGAATCAAGAATCCATAACAGATCATATTTGGCTTCTTGGAAGGGAGTCATCAGGTTGTTGACTTTGGGATTCACCCCAACCTTGCGTGAATCTATGATTGGATTAGAACACTCATCGAGAAATTTAAGAGAATATTCACCGATAATTACTCTGGCCTCCACTTCAGGATATTTCTCCATCACCATATTTACGACAGGAAGcgcttcatctttttcgtCTTGGACGGCGAATATCACTTCGAACTTGGGATAATCGAGCTTCATAACGCTTTCGAGGGTGTTGTATAAGTTTTGATCAAGTCCACATAAGGGCCGTATGATGGTGATACCAGGAGCAGACGACATGGGCAACTTGGAAAGACGTGAGGGGATATTCGGGTGGGCGTACCGTATACGTCTGAATAATAAGGTAAGTTTGACGAGTACAATTTCACAATTTTGCAACAAGAACTTACGCTGTTCGCCAACCAAGCAGACATATAGACCATACAACAATCCATAATACTAAAAAGACAATGCCCACAAGCAAGGACAATGTCCCGGCTACGAGCGACGTAAGTAAAATGTTTCTATTCAGTATCCTGATACACCTACAGTCACTCATTATTGCCTACTGGCGCACCTTCTTGGTTTACGCCGCCTACGAAGGTTAATTTAGGAAAGGTGGGACAATGATCAGATGTACTTACGATGGCCTTGTTCCTTCGTGATTCGTTATTTTGACGAATAAAAGCGGTCCGTCGGAAGCGATAATAATCTTCATATtctaataataataataatggaTCACATCGGCCATGACCGCTGAAGCTTCAAAAAAATCAATAAGCTCCTAATTAGCACTAGTATAGAAAGAAGTTATACCGACACCTTATTAATCTTAACCGACATCACAAATAAATAATCCGAtcgccctcctcatctACCTTCATTCACACACCCCTCGTTGAAAGTCGATTGGACTGGTCCTATCTGTATATCTGAACGGTTCTGTTCAGCAATTGTGCTTGTACGATTGAGCCACTCCTGTCACACGCCATATTCTACTGCTACTTCATATAATGCTAGGAAGGAATAACAGATGCGGTTTAGACAGCAATCTGCTTAAAAACTGTGCATGCTTCATCTATGTATCACCTTCGAGAGGAATCTTGTTCTGGATCATCTTGCAAGCAATCTCGAACAAGTAGTCCAAGCACTCTGCTTGAGTCTTAGCTTGCTCCCAGGTGTTACCTAAGGGTCACATCAGTCATCAAGGCAGATTAATATCCATAATGCCACTTACCCCAAACATAGACGCCATGCCTTCTAACCAAAATGGCAGGAGCATCTGGGTATTTTTCCATAGCCTGATAGATCCCTGTCAGTGCAATCCAATCATTTAAGGCATAATATCCACATACAGCAGCCATGCCCTCGGTCAGATCTTCCTCAAACGCCGTGTTATCAATAATCGGCACTTCGAGGGTTTCAAAAAACTTCAGCGTCTTTCCAACGCCGCCCAAACGGACACCCTTAATCATCTCTTGGTGAGAGATTCGGAAGCTAGGAGAGTCtcggggaagaaggagggtcAGAAGCACTGTAAAAGTCAGCACGTGCGTCGCTGTTACCTGTCGCGCAAACGTACCGGCGTGCTGAGAATGAGTATGGATACAGGCACCTGCATCTCGCATGGTGAAGGCGTTCCAGAAGAGCGGGGTACATTGAGACTCATTGAGACCCTTTTTGCTCGGTATTCTGATGAAGTCTCGCTTTGATCCAGGTTTAGGTACTGAAGACTGggcaaaaggaagaacgaagaTGTGCTCTGGCTTGATCCGTTCTTTCTGGACACCAGAAGGGGCGAGGTACACAACATCGCTAATACCCGGGGTGAGCTTCAGCAGCTTGTGCGCATAGATGAAATCGGCTTACTCCTTGCGGATACTGATGCCTGTGTAACGCGTCAGCTAAGCCAGCTTTTACTTCGGTTTAAAGCtctcacctccacctgtGCCAGTAACCCATCCAAGCTCTACATAAATGTTAGACAACTAAATCTCTTAAGCCTCTTTTTATAGAGATTAGCGCACTGTAGAACTCTCTGCATAAGTCACAGATCAAGTTGGCGGGCTGCTCTTAGTTAGTCTTTGGCATCACCACTGAAACGAGAAGAGGTCACGCACATGTTCCGGGTCATGACTGTGGACTAGGGCCTCGGCCTCTTCAGGAGTATACGTCTTGGCCATTTTCGAGCAAAGTGGACTAACGAACTTGAAGGGGAatggggaaaaggaagatggccAAAAAAACTTGGTGGGTATGTCCGtaggtggaggtggttCGTAGCTCGGTCGTTCCTCGTTAGTCCTTCCCGTCCGATGTTGTGATTCTTGACCATCATATCGAATCaaattctcttccatcgaCCTTCATTACCCAATCAACATCGAATCAACCATAGTGAACGACACACTTTCAACTCAATAACGCCAATGTATCACCTTATAAAAGGCCTGCATGACTATCTCacaagaaaagatgaataCTCGGTAGTCATCATTGGCCTGGACAATGTACGTTCTGACATCCTCGAGACAACGATAGTACGCTGATGGGTGTGGACGATCAACAGGCCGGGAAAACAGTAAGCATTACatgtggatgatgggatggaCAACATCATAACGAGCTCTAGACGCTGCTTGAGAGGATCAAGACTATGTATAATCCTACGCCGGGTATGGCGCCCGACAAGATTGGTCCGACCATTGGGCAAAACAGTAAGTGAAGACATGTTTTAAGCGCATGGCTCATAGTCCCAGTCGGAAAAATCTCCCTCCCTTCAACAACGCTTCATTTCTACGATTTAGGTGGACAACGAGATATCAGATCCATCTGGGAGAAGTATTACGACGAATGCCATGCGGTCGTTTTCGTGCTCGACGCGACAGATCAGGCGAGACTATCAGAGACTTGGGAGGTATTTGGTAAGCTTTAAATGTAGAATATTGAATACGGGCTGAGAGACCTTTGCAGATGAGGTTTTGAATTCTCCTAGATTACTGAATTTACCCTTGCTTTTACTTGCCAATAAGCAAGATAGTCCGTCGTCTTTATCTGTGGCTGAGATTCGAGAATCATTTGATGCCTGGCAGAGAGCAAGGGCAAACCGTAATCAAGATAGCAACGAAGATGATCTTCAGGAGCcaggggaagggaaagcaCCTCTGAAAAATGTCGACGAGGCCCATGAGACAGATACTCCTCGGACGGAAGGCCAGGGctgggatgatggaggggCAAAGGCGGAAAGAATGGCAAGTCTTGATGTCATGGGTATTTCCGCTCTAGAAGGGTAAGTTATTTCCAGGTATCTGAGATATACTACTCGACTTATTACTTTTTGGCGCTATACTAGTACCGGCGTGAGGGATGCCATCAATTGGCTGTACATTCGCGTTCAAAATGCGCGCAAGATGTGAGTGCACGCAGCAAAGGCATTGCTGACGGCTACTTAGTGGCCCTCGAGAATGAGAGGGTGATCCCATTTTCATTGTTTGTACTACTACCATGGCTCTCCTATGGGGGCATCCCCTGTAAATACATGAGAGCTTATTCATAGTACGTCAACAATAACGAGGCTACGTTCTTCGGCGTCTAACGGAAGAACAAAAAGGTGTAAATAGAAAACATCCTACCGGATTATATAATATAAATAACTTCCTACCACTTCCGATCACCTTCGTCGTTATCGGTGGACCTGGGCAGTTTCTCAACCAGTAGTCTGTACTCATTGTCTAAATTCGGGCCGATATCCTGATCCTCCATTGGAAACGCCTAAATTTGACTCCAATTCTGACAACTGCTCGTCTTCCACGCCACCTGCCTCATTACCGCAGACTTTTAAATTGCTTACCGGATCAATGGCGCCCAATTACGCACGAATAGACTTTGGATACAGTGTTCCGTAAGGTTAATCCGTCGTcaagttgagaagactTGGAAGGATGGATTGATGAAGGGAACTTCCTGTTTGCTGCTTACCATCAAGCGATCGGCATCGCTTGAAAACAACCAATGGGAATTGTTCTTCAGCTCGATCCTCCAGACGTCGGTCGTGGTTGCTATCCAGGATTTTGTTGATATGGAAAAGAGGCGCgttgttcttcttcctgccaaAGACTGCCGATCATTGACGTTAATGTTGTCCCGCTCATCCAACACACCATCTATTACACCTTTGAAAGTAGTAGTTTATGACTTTCCGCATTGTGACTCCCAGCAGACGTACGCTCACTCAAAACAAAGACGAATTCCTATGGCCTTCCATGCTACGATGTCCTCTGCTTCGAGAAGCCGATGGCATCGGTTGTATGCCTTTTTTGTCAAAACTTAGCTTCCCATGTACCTTGGCGCGTGAATGACGTGTATAAGCAACATACTATCGTTGTTATTTTGCAATCTTCGTGTGACCGCTTCTCGGCATACTTGGGTATCATAATCGGCGATGTGGAAGGAATAATGCTGTTAGTTGGTCAAACTCGTGcgtccatcttcctcgacgTCCGAAATCTCTGCCCCCCCTTCTCATCTGTGCTGAGGTGAACAAACAGTGATATGATGTTTCCATAATTGGCCAGTGTACAATTTCTAATGTGAATCTGACAGATGTCGCtcttgatgatgatgctgcGCCTTTTTGTATGTCCAGTACACTTTGTCAAGAACCAGCATAAAGCAATAACTTGGTAAGAAAAAGCATTCAGAAGGGTCGGCAGTTACTCTTCGAAGATCCTTCGATCTAGAAATATCAGCAGATGGACAACATAGAATGGGAGGCTACtgatccatcttcttcctatGACCCGAAGCAGGGGTGGTATCTGCCGAgcttcgccttcctcattcCAGGGGGCATTTCGATAGCAAGGAAATGTGGTCAAAGTGCTCGCGTCGTCAACAAGCGGTGGCAGGACCCGTTGGCAATCGTAATTAAACAAGGATAACCCATTGACTGATCAACCAAGCATAGTCTATTTGTACTCGTGGTTTTTGAAATGGGTCCGAAGTACTCACAGAATAGGAGACAGCTGGGGTCCTAACATTGTATTTTGCTTTTGTGCTTTGTATTCGGTTTCCGAATATTCGGGCCGACGGTCGTATTAACAACGATAGAGCACTGATCGATCAACGAAGCAATAATTATGTTGTATTTTGGTTCTGTGTCTTGTATTCGGCTTCCGAAAAATCGGAAGACGAATATTCGGAGTGGAATCTTTGCGGACAGGAAGATACAGCCAGGAACAAAAGCCTCCGAAGCCAAGCATTATTTGTCgatcttttttctttttccctgaACATTTAGTTAGCTAGTAGCGTTAATGGCCGATGCGGGTGACGATCGTCAGGAGCGTACGTACGTAGCGCGCGCGCTAACAGGCCATCTTTGAGTTCACTTTCTCAGTTCCAAGTCAGGTCTCCTAATTAAGATATCCATGGCAGTGATCACGATTTACACTTTACAGTTTTAACATGTAGCAAGCCACAGCAGGCTACAGACCGCATATCGACGTAAAATCATATACATTCCACCAACGATACTCGTACTGCACACCCTATTGCGCCCTCCATCGCCAACTTGCTCGGTGTCACGTCTGGTGAGGCTTCTCGAGGACATCCCCCTCCTGATACTCCCTCCTGGTCTGGCAAGGTCAGACATGCTCCCATATAGTCTTATCAACGCCACCGGAAGTATAGTCATCTCTGCCGTCACGCTCATCTCAGCCTTATACCTTTTCATTATGCTGTATCGGCAAGAAAAGGGTAAGCTGCGAGTGAGATTGCTGGTGGGGATGGTCATCAGCGACCTTCTTTTGGGGTGGGTGAACCCGCTGGGCATGGACATCTTGGTTCGTCATACGATGAACGAGCTGACGATTTTGTGTCACCAGCCTCGTTATATTACCACCAGTCGCCATGTATATAGCCAATAGAAAGCTGGCTACAGGATCGGCAGGTTGTGTGAGTATTTGTTTGCTTGTTATTTATTGAAGTGCACGCTCGCACGAGTTAATACACGTTGGCAGAACGCACAAGCATTTATCCTTATCGCAATTCTCTTTACTCAGCACCTGTGGACATTGGTTATGGCCGTTTCCACGTTCCTTCTTTTAGTGCGTTGTCTCGAAAGCCCCTTTGTAGGGATGCGAGAATACTAACGACAATCATGTCAGCGGCATCCACTTTCCCGCGCCACAACTCTGCTAGAACGGTATTCTTGGGTCATCGCCCCACTTATCTGGGGCCTTTCCGTATTACATGCTGGCCGTAAGTGATCATATATCCCATTCAATACGAATCAATGGCTTATAATGCCCATCCAGTATGGTACCACTACGTAGGGTTTGTGAATGCTGGAAGTTTGTGCTACTACGGGACGCGCTCAGCAAAAGACGGTTTGGACCGTGAGATTTGTCAATTTATCCCACGAGCTGTTGTTTTTATCGTCGTCATTGTCCTGTATTCACGGCTTTTCACTTTTCTTCGCCGTCCAGATACTATACAActtccctcccatcctGCTTCAAAAACATCGTCATTCATCGACACTCGGTCGAGTCAAACTGGTCTTAGGCCTATCGCAAAATTCCACAAGTTGAGCCTTACGTCATCTCAAGGCGCCAAAAGAGAGGTGGATCCTGAAGCGCCATGGGAAGCTATGGAATTCATCAAGGTTGGGAACATGGATCTTTTAGCTCACGATACGACTACGACATTTATCGATAACTGCACTGCAACGCCTGCAACACCTCCATCAGCATCTCTCTTTAGAGCATTGGAGTCGGGCTTTTCTTCCACGAAAACATTATCACCTATTACGTCACCTTCCAAAACCGACGATCCGTCCAGCACTGTTCAACCACCATACGATGGGGGTACCCCtatttcatcatctcccaatATCCGCTCATTGGGTGTTGAAACATCTCGGGCACCAACGACAGTGGCTTATGCCAGTTGCAAAATGGATCCATTATTGGCgccagaaggaagagaagagggggTTGGGGAGGACGGCAGGGAGTTGAAAGAGCAAGGGCAGACGATACAGGAGTTTTTCGCTGAATATCAGATGACGCCAGCTGAAGCTAAGGCTGTTGGAAAGCATGTCAGCCAGCAGAGATCGGCTGCAAATTATTTCAATCGGCAGGCGAGTTTGTTAATGTTGTATTTCCCCATTGCTGTGagtccctctccctcttcgtTTCCGTCATATTTGTCAATTTGAAGCGTCGTGCGTGCTCGGAAAGTAGTTGATGGGCTGACTTGTGGTGGTTTCAGTATATGGCTGTATTTTCCGTTTCCCTCATAAGATTGATATACGATATGTCGCATGATACTACGAGTCCTGTACTTTACATAATGTCAAACTGGACGGTGTTGTCGGTAGGCATAATTGATGGATTAGTCTACGTGAGTCTTGTTTCGAAAGTTACCGATTGCTCAAGCAGCTAATAAATTTGATGATTGTATCTAGGGCATTGCAGAATTCATGGTCAGGAGAAAAGTTAGAAAAAAGATGCCGGAGCATCTGTAATAGAAAACAAAGCAACACGTCCTTTAATTCATGGCGCACATGATTAGATACTACATAATACATCAATAGATACCATTGCACGGACTATTTCGTCAGCAgtctttctcatcttccaagtgatgatggacttttttcttttttcttttttcttttctttttttgtaGCATTTTCTTGTCAATGCCTTGACAAGCAATGATGTCAAGAAATACATTGGCTCTTACCGCCGCAGAGCCAATCCGACACATGCGGTGGTATTTGAACAGAAAGTTTAGATTTGTGCTAAAAACATGATGCTTATCAGCACGTGTCGATCATCCACCGTTTGCCACCCATACACCCATACGCAGTCTCTGAACATGTTCGTAGAGAAGCCAGAAATTGGCTAAATGAgtactccttcttctctcttgtcATGCTCCTAATCTCCGTAATCCCCGTTACAAATTGCCCATGGGTGTATAGAATACATGATAAACAAGTCCCCCAACTCCACCAAAAGTAGCTAGAACTCGTCGTACCGGAAACCTTTACGCATCCTAGAAGAGAATCGTTAGCCCATCAAAATATCGGGGATTTTTTATTTTACCCATCCACAAGCCATAAAAGCTGAGTAGGTGAGCAAATTACATACTTGTATTCTGCGGAGATCGTTTCATTAGCCCATGATTACGTAGAGTCGGGAATGGCAAACTTACTGTAAGGTACACCGGCCCGCAACCGCTCCCCAGCAGTTCTGGGCCTTCCACCACCATATCCAGGTTCCTCTAAAGCCGCTTCTTTAAGACCTCCCAGTTCTTCCAAATGCCCGCTTTTCGTGATTCGTTGAGGGGCAGCTCCGGGGTCGACTCTTTTTGGTACACGtgcagaaagaagaggatcgACTACTTCATCTCCCGGTTTCAAATCACCTgtttcatctccat is a window from the Cryptococcus deuterogattii R265 chromosome 10, complete sequence genome containing:
- a CDS encoding ceramide glucosyltransferase, with the protein product MSDSGTLSLLVGIVFLVLWIVVWSICLLGWRTARIRYAHPNIPSRLSKLPMSSAPGITIIRPLCGLDQNLYNTLESVMKLDYPKFEVIFAVQDEKDEALPVVNMVMEKYPEVEARVIIDSRKVGVNPKVNNLMTPFQEAKYDLLWILDSTCSVLPGTLGRSVEAFFSNKSSTASPCDPESSPLLSISDDVRKPPIAGEVGLVHQVPIAVCYQKTWGSLIEQAYLNTTHAKMYLAINATAIDSCVVGKSCMYSRDNISHLTTPSPSLRSLPDPPSGLAGFGPFLAEDNMIGLSLWHEFKLKHAMTSDVVLDFIGALSVRDYINRRIRWIRVRKKMTLVATLLEPLTESIISGLYGAWAISRLLGGNILPIFLIHMAAWISVDLSTKRALETNIKGIGPPENKVRFLMAWAARECLALPIWMLAMTSSEVIWRGQKYKIIASGEAIRLGNGN
- a CDS encoding arf/Sar family protein, with translation MYNPTPGMAPDKIGPTIGQNIGKISLPSTTLHFYDLGGQRDIRSIWEKYYDECHAVVFVLDATDQARLSETWEVFDEVLNSPRLLNLPLLLLANKQDSPSSLSVAEIRESFDAWQRARANRNQDSNEDDLQEPGEGKAPLKNVDEAHETDTPRTEGQGWDDGGAKAERMASLDVMGISALEGTGVRDAINWLYIRVQNARKIGPRE
- a CDS encoding methylthioribulose-1-phosphate dehydratase; this translates as MAKTYTPEEAEALVHSHDPEHPANLICDLCREFYKLGWVTGTGGGISIRKDDVVYLAPSGVQKERIKPEHIFVLPFAQSSVPKPGSKRDFIRIPSKKGLNESQCTPLFWNAFTMRDAGACIHTHSQHAVLLTLLLPRDSPSFRISHQEMIKGVRLGGVGKTLKFFETLEVPIIDNTAFEEDLTEGMAAAMEKYPDAPAILVRRHGVYVWGNTWEQAKTQAECLDYLFEIACKMIQNKIPLEGDT